One Betaproteobacteria bacterium DNA window includes the following coding sequences:
- a CDS encoding glycoside hydrolase family 3 C-terminal domain-containing protein, which yields MLLKNDGGLLPLDLQAPVRVAVIGAFAQKPRFQGAGSSQVRPTRIDTLWTELGGTRRSQGRVVLRGRAIRRWCDVGRACRRGGEDGASRGCRDRRGGPAGRGRVRRVTTARTSTCPAGTTS from the coding sequence GTGCTGCTGAAAAACGACGGCGGCCTGCTCCCGCTCGATCTGCAGGCGCCCGTTCGCGTCGCGGTCATCGGCGCGTTCGCGCAGAAGCCACGCTTTCAGGGCGCGGGCAGTTCGCAGGTGCGGCCGACCCGGATCGACACGCTCTGGACCGAACTCGGCGGAACTCGCCGGTCCCAAGGCCGTGTTGTCCTTCGCGGGCGGGCTATCCGCCGATGGTGCGACGTCGGACGCGCTTGTCGACGAGGCGGTGAAGACGGCGCAAGCCGCGGATGTCGTGATCGTCGCGGCGGGCCTGCCGGACGCGGTCGAGTCCGGAGGGTTACGACCGCACGAACATCGACCTGCCCGGCGGGCACAACCAGCTGA